The Streptomyces spororaveus genome includes a region encoding these proteins:
- a CDS encoding EamA family transporter: MKRLATVALTALAPVSWGSTYAVATELLPPDRPLFTGVMRALPAGLLLTALARTLPKGQWWWKSAVLGILNIGAFFPLLFLSAYRLPGGVAAVLGAAGPLFVVGLAALVLGERASLRTVLAAVVGAFGVSMVVLTAEARLDAVGIVAGVISSASMAAGTVMTKRWGRPEGVGPLAMTGWQLTAGGLFIIPVAALVEGAPPALDGKAFLGYGYMMLINTGIAYWLWFRGIGALSATSVTLLGPLSPLTAAVIGWAALGQALSPVQLVGMAIAFGATVAGQLAAARRPQSFSSPEKNDQNISMDLTDEAVRR; the protein is encoded by the coding sequence ATGAAGCGTTTAGCCACCGTCGCCCTGACCGCACTCGCCCCCGTCTCCTGGGGCTCGACCTACGCCGTGGCCACCGAGCTGCTCCCGCCCGACCGGCCGCTGTTCACCGGGGTGATGCGGGCCCTGCCCGCCGGACTGCTGCTGACCGCACTGGCCCGCACCCTCCCCAAGGGCCAGTGGTGGTGGAAGTCCGCCGTCCTCGGCATCCTCAACATCGGCGCCTTCTTCCCGCTGCTGTTCCTCTCCGCCTACCGGCTCCCCGGCGGGGTCGCGGCCGTACTCGGCGCCGCCGGACCGCTGTTCGTCGTAGGACTGGCCGCGCTGGTCCTCGGGGAGCGGGCGAGCCTGCGTACCGTGCTCGCCGCCGTCGTCGGAGCGTTCGGCGTGAGCATGGTCGTCCTGACCGCCGAGGCCCGGCTCGACGCGGTCGGCATCGTCGCCGGTGTGATCTCGTCCGCCTCCATGGCCGCCGGCACCGTGATGACCAAGCGCTGGGGCCGCCCCGAGGGCGTGGGCCCGCTGGCGATGACCGGCTGGCAGCTCACCGCGGGCGGGCTCTTCATCATTCCCGTCGCCGCCCTCGTCGAGGGTGCCCCGCCCGCGCTCGACGGCAAGGCCTTCCTCGGCTACGGCTACATGATGCTGATCAACACCGGGATCGCGTACTGGCTCTGGTTCCGCGGCATCGGCGCCCTCAGCGCCACCTCGGTCACCCTGCTCGGCCCGCTCTCCCCCCTGACCGCCGCCGTCATCGGCTGGGCCGCCCTCGGGCAGGCGCTGTCGCCGGTCCAGCTCGTCGGGATGGCGATCGCCTTCGGGGCCACCGTCGCCGGTCAGCTGGCTGCCGCCCGCAGGCCCCAATCGTTCAGTTCTCCTGAAAAGAACGATCAGAACATTTCGATGGACCTGACGGATGAGGCAGTGCGACGGTAG
- a CDS encoding 4-alpha-glucanotransferase, which translates to MPTRTKERPQMDDLARLAAQYGVATDYRPAPDVTVPVPATTVKAVLGLLGAVTDDAASIRVLAESAAREAAGRLLPPTVVLWRGERVAPEPVGLPPGTRVRVVAEETGEVLEWGPALPLGVHRLTAEAPDGRSAEATLVVAPERAPAAPERAHGLLVQLYSLLSERSWGMGDLGDLAELARWAGRTHGAGFIQVNPLHAAVPGAPTDPSPYRPSSRRFPDPVHLRIEDVPEYADCPDRRALDALAARGGELRRQVLEKGALIDRDAVWELKRAALELLYAVPRTPEREAAYRAFCAEQGAPLDVHAVWCAGHAGEEGLEERADFHRWLVWLTDGQLAAAQRAAREAGMTVGIVHDLAVGVHPQGSDVFGSPCYAPHISVGAPPDAFNARGQDWGLPPWRPDVLAATGYAPFRSLLRGVFRYAGALRIDHVMGLFRLWWIPEGTPPAEGAYVSYDGEAMLAILVLEAHRAGALVIGEDLGTVEPRVRQELARRGVLGTSVLWFERDWDGSGDPLPSQSWRADCLATVTTHDLPPTAAKLAGGHVELRDRLGLLTRPAELERAEDAADTAEWLELLDGLGLDTKGEEAAVRALYTFLLRTPARLVGVWLPDAVGDRRPQNLPGTWDQYPNWRLPVADAAGRPLTLEELVSSPRANALLSAVGEGARPRTAPPGARPV; encoded by the coding sequence ATGCCCACCCGCACGAAGGAGCGCCCGCAGATGGACGACCTGGCCCGGCTCGCTGCCCAGTACGGCGTCGCCACCGACTACCGGCCCGCCCCGGACGTCACCGTCCCGGTACCGGCGACCACCGTCAAGGCGGTCCTCGGACTGCTGGGGGCGGTCACCGACGACGCGGCGAGCATCCGGGTCCTCGCCGAGTCCGCCGCCCGGGAGGCGGCCGGGCGGCTGCTGCCGCCCACGGTGGTGCTCTGGCGGGGGGAACGGGTGGCTCCGGAGCCCGTCGGGCTGCCCCCGGGCACCCGGGTGCGCGTGGTGGCGGAGGAGACAGGAGAGGTGCTCGAGTGGGGCCCCGCACTGCCGCTGGGCGTCCACCGGCTCACCGCCGAGGCACCCGACGGGCGCAGCGCCGAGGCCACCCTGGTCGTGGCCCCGGAGCGGGCCCCGGCCGCGCCCGAGCGGGCGCACGGACTGCTCGTCCAGCTCTACTCCCTGCTCTCCGAGCGCTCCTGGGGCATGGGCGACCTCGGCGACCTCGCGGAGCTCGCCCGCTGGGCGGGCCGGACGCACGGCGCCGGGTTCATCCAGGTCAACCCGCTGCACGCGGCGGTGCCCGGGGCCCCGACCGATCCTTCCCCGTACCGGCCGTCCTCGCGGCGCTTCCCGGACCCGGTCCACCTGAGGATCGAGGACGTCCCCGAATACGCCGACTGCCCCGACCGCCGGGCCCTCGACGCGCTCGCCGCCCGCGGCGGGGAACTGCGCCGCCAGGTCCTGGAGAAGGGCGCGCTGATCGACCGTGACGCCGTCTGGGAGCTCAAGCGGGCCGCCCTGGAGCTGCTGTACGCCGTCCCGCGCACGCCCGAACGCGAAGCCGCCTACCGGGCCTTCTGCGCCGAACAGGGCGCTCCGCTGGACGTGCACGCCGTCTGGTGCGCCGGACACGCGGGGGAGGAGGGCCTGGAGGAGCGGGCCGATTTCCACCGCTGGCTGGTCTGGCTGACGGACGGCCAGCTCGCCGCCGCCCAGCGGGCCGCCCGCGAGGCCGGCATGACGGTCGGCATCGTCCACGACCTCGCCGTCGGAGTGCACCCGCAGGGTTCCGACGTCTTCGGATCACCCTGCTACGCCCCGCACATCTCGGTCGGCGCGCCCCCGGACGCCTTCAACGCGCGCGGCCAGGACTGGGGACTGCCGCCGTGGCGCCCGGACGTGCTGGCCGCCACCGGGTACGCCCCCTTCCGGTCCCTGCTGCGCGGGGTGTTCCGCTACGCGGGCGCCCTGCGCATCGACCACGTGATGGGCCTGTTCCGGCTCTGGTGGATCCCGGAGGGGACCCCGCCCGCGGAGGGCGCGTACGTCAGCTACGACGGCGAGGCCATGCTGGCGATCCTGGTCCTGGAGGCCCACCGCGCGGGCGCGCTCGTCATCGGAGAGGACCTCGGGACAGTGGAGCCGCGGGTCCGTCAGGAGCTGGCCCGGCGCGGGGTGCTCGGTACCTCGGTGCTCTGGTTCGAGCGGGACTGGGACGGCAGCGGGGACCCGCTGCCGTCCCAGTCCTGGCGGGCCGACTGCCTGGCCACCGTCACCACGCACGACCTGCCGCCCACGGCCGCCAAACTCGCCGGGGGCCATGTGGAACTGCGCGACCGGCTGGGCCTGCTGACCCGTCCGGCCGAGCTGGAGCGTGCCGAGGACGCCGCCGACACCGCCGAGTGGCTGGAGCTGCTGGACGGGCTGGGTCTGGACACCAAGGGCGAGGAGGCCGCCGTACGGGCCCTGTACACCTTCCTGCTGCGCACCCCCGCGCGGCTGGTCGGCGTATGGCTGCCGGACGCGGTGGGGGACCGGCGGCCGCAGAACCTGCCGGGCACCTGGGACCAGTACCCCAATTGGCGGCTGCCGGTCGCCGATGCCGCGGGGCGGCCGTTGACCCTGGAGGAGCTGGTGTCCTCGCCCCGGGCGAACGCCCTGCTGAGCGCGGTGGGGGAGGGTGCGCGACCCCGTACGGCACCCCCGGGCGCGCGCCCCGTTTAG
- a CDS encoding MarR family winged helix-turn-helix transcriptional regulator has translation MSDDKDAVDAITDQWFAVRPDLETAPMAVFGRIYRIARTMGDAMDQCYARFGISRGEFDVVATLRRSGEPYTLSPRQLSATLMLTTGGMTGRLDKLEKAGLLCRKPDPHDRRGLQVTITERGLALIDEAVGAGLEVQRAALTGLTDDEVAVLTGLLRRLLAGV, from the coding sequence ATGAGTGACGACAAGGACGCGGTGGACGCGATCACGGACCAGTGGTTCGCCGTGCGCCCCGATCTGGAGACGGCTCCCATGGCCGTCTTCGGGCGCATCTACCGGATCGCCAGGACCATGGGCGACGCGATGGACCAGTGCTACGCGCGCTTCGGTATCTCGCGCGGCGAATTCGACGTCGTGGCCACCCTGCGCCGGTCGGGGGAGCCGTACACGCTCTCGCCCCGGCAGCTGTCGGCCACCCTCATGCTCACCACGGGCGGCATGACCGGGCGTCTGGACAAGCTGGAGAAGGCCGGGCTGCTCTGCCGCAAGCCCGATCCGCACGATCGGCGGGGGCTCCAGGTGACGATCACCGAGCGCGGCCTCGCGCTCATCGACGAGGCCGTCGGCGCCGGTCTGGAAGTACAGCGCGCCGCGCTCACCGGGCTGACCGACGACGAGGTCGCCGTGCTCACCGGCCTGCTCCGCCGGCTCCTGGCCGGCGTCTGA
- a CDS encoding MFS transporter, translated as MALFMRKTAVSGEAKVAGERSLLLGIGISAVGIGMYVPFSLVFFHHVTGLSLTVVGLVMTVTGLAGLAFMPLAGTAVDRFGAKRVNLVLYGTRALGFALYPFASSLPAFAAVALVTALADRSFSVVQQSLIGEVARGAARDRLQASTRALQNAGMGAGALLVSGVLALWGTGGFTYTAWGNSLAFALAGLLVSRVRAVREVPAAGAAGATATGSAGYRTVLRDRPFLGLTAANFLTALGYSALSVLFPLYLSTWLAAPDSLTGAAFTVNTVLCAGIGVLIAGRVRRSGARRTRSAALGALLFVAAFAGQIVLGTVRPGRTATLIALLVIVVVYTLGELVHSPSGGALSVSAAPEAVRGRYLATYQLSYSLAGALAPSLFTVLLAVDGRLPWAVLAVAALGAALALLRLERHLPAGAVHAEPPVVREAAGAPVAVTAAA; from the coding sequence ATGGCGCTGTTCATGAGGAAGACGGCCGTATCAGGGGAAGCGAAGGTCGCGGGGGAGCGGTCGCTGCTCCTCGGAATCGGCATCAGCGCGGTCGGGATCGGTATGTACGTCCCCTTCTCGCTGGTCTTCTTCCACCACGTCACCGGCCTCTCCCTCACCGTCGTCGGCCTGGTCATGACGGTCACCGGGCTCGCCGGACTGGCATTCATGCCGCTCGCCGGCACGGCCGTCGACCGGTTCGGCGCCAAGCGGGTCAACCTGGTGCTCTACGGGACACGGGCGCTCGGCTTCGCCCTCTACCCCTTCGCGAGCTCCCTGCCCGCCTTCGCGGCCGTCGCCCTCGTCACCGCCCTCGCCGACCGGTCCTTCTCCGTCGTCCAGCAGTCCCTGATCGGCGAGGTGGCGCGGGGCGCCGCCCGCGACCGGCTCCAGGCGTCCACCCGGGCCCTGCAGAACGCCGGGATGGGCGCGGGCGCCCTGCTGGTCTCCGGGGTACTGGCCCTGTGGGGCACCGGCGGATTCACCTACACCGCCTGGGGCAACTCCCTCGCCTTCGCCCTCGCCGGACTGCTCGTCAGCCGGGTCCGGGCGGTCCGGGAGGTCCCGGCGGCCGGCGCGGCAGGCGCCACGGCCACCGGATCCGCCGGGTACCGGACGGTCCTGCGCGACCGGCCCTTCCTCGGCCTCACCGCCGCCAACTTCCTCACCGCGCTGGGCTACTCCGCCCTCTCCGTCCTCTTCCCGCTCTACCTCTCCACCTGGCTGGCGGCCCCCGACTCCCTCACCGGAGCCGCCTTCACCGTCAACACCGTGCTGTGCGCGGGGATCGGCGTACTGATCGCGGGCCGGGTCCGCCGCTCCGGCGCCCGCCGCACCCGCTCGGCCGCGCTCGGCGCCCTGCTCTTCGTCGCCGCCTTCGCCGGGCAGATCGTGCTCGGCACGGTGCGCCCCGGCCGGACCGCCACCCTGATCGCCCTGCTGGTCATCGTCGTCGTCTACACCCTCGGCGAGCTCGTCCACAGCCCCTCCGGCGGCGCCCTGTCGGTCTCCGCCGCCCCCGAGGCCGTCCGCGGCCGCTACCTGGCCACCTACCAGCTGTCCTACTCGCTGGCCGGTGCCCTCGCCCCCTCCCTGTTCACCGTCCTGCTCGCCGTCGACGGCCGCCTGCCCTGGGCCGTCCTGGCCGTCGCGGCCCTCGGCGCCGCCCTGGCGCTGCTCCGCCTGGAGCGGCACCTGCCGGCCGGGGCCGTGCACGCCGAGCCCCCGGTGGTCCGCGAGGCCGCCGGTGCGCCGGTCGCCGTGACCGCCGCCGCCTGA
- a CDS encoding beta-N-acetylglucosaminidase domain-containing protein — translation MQLRGRRRNTAAAVAVIGTLLGGAVSSAPPGVFAAPTTPDRPASGGNSGATPAAAVAGPVLDPGADTPRAVTEGPAVWPRPQSMAADPARELHLGTEAVLVAAADADPYAVRVVRDALRGAGVRTVHQPAPGAPLPARGTVVRLQGADAEEALRALGSAAPADLPAGGYRLAAGHHAGRDTIALVGIGGEGLFHAAQTLRQLLAASGGKMPGVVVRDWPAAPVRGITEGFYGQPWTQEQRLDQLDFMGRTKQNRLLIAPGDDPYRTTGWRQDYPAEQQAEFRALAERARANQVVLAWAVTPGQSMCLSSEADRAALARKLDAMWDLGFRAFQVQFQDVSYTEWGCRADRDRYGKGPAAAAKAHAEVAGGLAAHLAARYPGAPALSLLPTEYYQEGATTYRTALAGALDPRVEVAWTGVGVVPRTITGKELAGARTALGHPLITMDNYPVNDWDPGRIFLGPYAGREPAVAGGSAALLANAMPQGTLSRIPLFTAADFAWNPRGYRPGESWAAAVRELTGADPRTRQAVAALAGNTASSGLKQEESAYLKPLVEQFWKARAAGDPAAGAELRKAFTVLREAQNRLPALAGEAGPWLERLAAYGTAGELAVDVLQAQARGDGAAAWQASRALTEARAALARPGSARVDKAVLEPFLTKAVAEADAWTGLARKTGTVTKETEAWTVRLDAPRPVSAVTVMTDPLPAGARGAVVEAHVPGEGWRKVAGAAASGWTQVETPGLNADAVRLSWAGAESAPTVHQVVPWFGDGPRARFELTDGAATDAEIGGAVRQVSAQLSALGPGEVRGPLSVRPPAGIEVRLPQAAVAPRGGQVTIPLEVSVAAGTPPGSYQVPVTFDGESRTLTVRAVPRTGGPDLLRTARASSSANETSGFPASAAVDGSAATRWSSPAVDGAWWKAELPAPARVGRVELHWQDAYPSAYRVETSADGVTWRPAATVTGSRGGRESLRMDAPGTRFLRVTCDTRATRFGCSLWSAEAYAVTP, via the coding sequence GTGCAGCTCAGGGGCAGGAGGCGGAACACCGCCGCCGCTGTGGCGGTGATCGGCACGCTGCTCGGCGGAGCCGTGTCCTCCGCACCACCCGGGGTCTTCGCGGCGCCCACCACACCGGACAGACCCGCGTCCGGAGGCAATTCCGGAGCCACCCCCGCCGCGGCCGTGGCCGGGCCGGTGCTCGACCCGGGAGCCGACACCCCCCGCGCGGTCACCGAGGGGCCCGCCGTGTGGCCCCGGCCGCAGTCCATGGCCGCCGACCCGGCGCGCGAGCTGCACCTGGGCACCGAGGCCGTACTCGTCGCGGCGGCCGACGCCGATCCGTACGCCGTCCGGGTGGTGCGGGACGCCCTGCGCGGAGCGGGCGTACGGACCGTCCACCAGCCGGCCCCCGGTGCTCCGCTGCCCGCACGGGGCACCGTCGTACGGCTCCAGGGCGCGGACGCGGAGGAAGCGCTGCGGGCGCTGGGCTCGGCCGCGCCGGCGGACCTGCCGGCCGGGGGCTACCGGCTGGCCGCGGGCCACCACGCCGGCCGGGACACGATCGCGCTGGTCGGCATAGGCGGGGAAGGGCTCTTCCACGCGGCGCAGACACTGCGGCAACTCCTGGCGGCGAGCGGCGGGAAGATGCCCGGAGTAGTCGTCCGGGACTGGCCGGCCGCCCCGGTGCGCGGGATCACCGAGGGCTTCTACGGCCAGCCGTGGACCCAGGAACAGCGCCTCGACCAACTGGACTTCATGGGCCGCACCAAGCAGAACCGGCTGCTCATAGCGCCCGGCGACGACCCGTACCGCACGACGGGCTGGCGCCAGGACTACCCGGCGGAGCAGCAGGCGGAATTCCGCGCGCTGGCCGAACGGGCCCGCGCCAACCAGGTCGTCCTGGCCTGGGCGGTGACTCCCGGGCAGTCGATGTGCCTGTCCTCGGAGGCCGACCGGGCGGCGCTCGCCCGCAAGCTGGACGCGATGTGGGACCTCGGCTTCCGCGCCTTCCAGGTGCAGTTCCAGGACGTCAGCTACACCGAATGGGGCTGCCGGGCCGACCGGGACCGGTACGGGAAGGGCCCGGCGGCGGCCGCGAAGGCGCACGCGGAGGTCGCGGGCGGACTGGCGGCGCACCTGGCCGCCCGGTACCCGGGCGCGCCCGCGCTGTCGCTGCTGCCGACGGAGTACTACCAGGAGGGCGCCACCACCTACCGGACGGCCCTGGCGGGCGCGCTCGACCCGCGGGTGGAGGTCGCCTGGACGGGCGTGGGCGTGGTGCCGCGCACGATCACGGGCAAGGAACTGGCCGGGGCGCGCACCGCCCTGGGGCACCCGCTGATCACCATGGACAACTATCCGGTGAACGACTGGGATCCGGGCCGGATCTTCCTCGGCCCGTACGCGGGCCGCGAGCCGGCGGTGGCGGGCGGTTCGGCGGCGCTGCTGGCCAACGCGATGCCGCAGGGCACCCTGTCGCGGATCCCGCTCTTCACGGCGGCGGACTTCGCGTGGAATCCGCGCGGCTACCGGCCGGGCGAGTCCTGGGCGGCGGCGGTGCGGGAGCTGACGGGCGCCGACCCGCGCACGCGCCAGGCGGTGGCGGCGCTCGCCGGGAACACCGCGTCGTCCGGGCTCAAGCAGGAGGAGTCCGCCTATCTGAAGCCGCTGGTCGAGCAGTTCTGGAAGGCCCGCGCGGCGGGTGATCCGGCGGCCGGGGCCGAGCTGCGCAAGGCGTTCACGGTCCTGCGCGAGGCACAGAACCGGCTCCCGGCCCTGGCGGGCGAGGCGGGACCCTGGCTGGAGCGCCTGGCGGCGTACGGGACGGCGGGCGAGCTGGCGGTGGACGTCCTGCAGGCCCAGGCCCGCGGGGACGGGGCGGCCGCCTGGCAGGCCTCCCGGGCGCTGACCGAGGCGCGCGCGGCACTGGCGCGGCCGGGCTCGGCCCGGGTGGACAAGGCCGTCCTGGAGCCCTTCCTGACGAAGGCGGTGGCCGAGGCCGACGCCTGGACCGGACTCGCCCGCAAGACCGGCACGGTGACGAAGGAGACGGAGGCCTGGACCGTACGGCTGGACGCCCCGCGTCCGGTGTCGGCGGTGACGGTGATGACCGACCCGCTCCCGGCCGGGGCGCGGGGCGCCGTGGTGGAGGCGCACGTACCGGGCGAGGGCTGGCGCAAGGTCGCCGGCGCCGCGGCATCGGGCTGGACCCAGGTGGAGACGCCGGGGCTGAACGCGGACGCGGTACGGCTGTCCTGGGCCGGGGCCGAGTCCGCGCCCACGGTGCACCAGGTGGTGCCGTGGTTCGGGGACGGCCCGCGGGCCCGCTTCGAGCTGACGGACGGGGCCGCGACCGACGCCGAGATCGGCGGCGCCGTGCGGCAGGTCTCGGCGCAGCTGTCCGCGCTGGGGCCGGGCGAGGTCCGCGGGCCGCTGTCGGTGCGGCCGCCGGCGGGCATCGAGGTCCGCCTTCCGCAGGCCGCGGTGGCTCCGCGGGGCGGCCAGGTGACGATCCCGCTGGAGGTCAGCGTCGCCGCGGGCACCCCGCCCGGCAGCTACCAGGTGCCCGTGACCTTCGACGGGGAGTCACGCACCCTGACGGTGCGTGCGGTGCCGCGCACCGGCGGCCCCGATCTGCTGCGCACCGCGCGGGCGAGCTCCTCGGCGAACGAGACCTCGGGCTTCCCGGCCTCGGCGGCCGTGGACGGCTCGGCGGCCACCCGCTGGTCGTCCCCGGCGGTGGACGGCGCGTGGTGGAAGGCGGAGCTGCCCGCCCCGGCTCGGGTGGGCCGCGTGGAGCTGCACTGGCAGGACGCGTACCCGT
- a CDS encoding DMT family transporter has protein sequence MDRVRTVSQAKPGSTGKKGAAGLGVLLALLATVVWSGSFVATRGMAETVPPVQAVFWRWIIALLAVAPFAARQAWQQRELIRRHFGFIALASLFGVALYNTLVHQAGLTTSASNMGMIMAASPVIMALYARLGGERLGARRSFGILLAALGVLLLVGDGSIGFDFGAGDLWMFAAALSFATYSALLRRKPAELGGLAFLITTFVLGALMLAPVYAVSVAVQGGFEVTTGTVGPLLYVGVFSSAVAFFAWNKAVSMIGAARAGVVYYLQPVCVAGLGFLLLGERTGPAQLLCMALILGGVGLGSARR, from the coding sequence ATGGACCGCGTCCGTACCGTCTCGCAAGCCAAGCCCGGCAGCACGGGGAAGAAGGGTGCCGCCGGGCTCGGCGTACTCCTCGCCCTGCTCGCGACGGTCGTCTGGTCCGGCAGCTTCGTCGCCACCCGGGGCATGGCCGAGACCGTCCCGCCCGTCCAGGCGGTCTTCTGGCGCTGGATCATCGCCCTGCTCGCCGTCGCCCCCTTCGCCGCCCGCCAGGCCTGGCAGCAGCGGGAGCTGATCCGGCGGCACTTCGGCTTCATCGCCCTCGCCTCGCTGTTCGGCGTCGCCCTCTACAACACGCTCGTGCACCAGGCCGGACTGACCACCTCCGCCTCCAACATGGGCATGATCATGGCCGCCTCGCCGGTCATCATGGCGCTCTACGCCCGCCTCGGCGGCGAACGGCTCGGAGCCCGGCGGAGCTTCGGCATCCTCCTCGCCGCCCTCGGGGTGCTGCTGCTGGTCGGAGACGGCTCGATCGGCTTCGACTTCGGCGCCGGGGACCTGTGGATGTTCGCCGCCGCCCTCTCCTTCGCCACGTACAGCGCCCTGCTGCGGCGCAAGCCCGCCGAACTCGGCGGACTCGCCTTCCTGATCACCACCTTCGTGCTCGGCGCGCTGATGCTCGCCCCCGTCTACGCCGTCTCCGTCGCCGTCCAGGGCGGCTTCGAGGTCACCACCGGGACCGTCGGACCGCTGCTGTACGTCGGGGTGTTCTCCTCCGCCGTCGCCTTCTTCGCCTGGAACAAGGCCGTCTCGATGATCGGTGCGGCGCGCGCCGGAGTCGTCTACTACCTCCAGCCGGTCTGCGTGGCCGGGCTCGGCTTCCTACTCCTGGGCGAGCGGACCGGACCGGCGCAGCTGCTCTGCATGGCGCTCATCCTCGGCGGAGTCGGGCTGGGGAGTGCCCGGCGGTAG
- a CDS encoding LysR family transcriptional regulator, producing MTEWDIKKLRILRTLAEQGTVTRAAEALHMTPSAVSQQLTNLARQLGVVLLEAEGRRVRLTDAAHLVLRHTEAVFAQLERADAELAGYLAGDTGEVRVGAFSTAVPALVVPAVAALRRTHPGVEVRVRETEAAEAYELLSAGGVDLALSLTAHAPTARDPRFTRVALMEDPLDVALPPGHPLAAAADLRLADLSGEPWIYGGSGPWSEIARSACEAAGFVPEQAHSASGWTAILAMVEAGMGVALVPRMVSSRASGGTIRVLTHDRPTRHVIAAVRRGAESAPALSHVLTALRAVAAGR from the coding sequence ATGACCGAGTGGGACATCAAGAAGCTGCGGATCCTGCGGACCCTCGCCGAACAGGGGACCGTGACCAGGGCGGCCGAGGCGCTCCACATGACGCCCTCGGCCGTTTCGCAGCAACTGACGAACCTCGCCCGGCAACTGGGCGTGGTGCTGCTGGAGGCGGAGGGCCGCCGGGTGCGGCTCACCGACGCGGCCCACCTCGTCCTGCGGCACACGGAGGCGGTGTTCGCACAGCTGGAGCGGGCCGACGCGGAACTGGCCGGATACCTCGCCGGGGACACGGGCGAGGTGCGGGTGGGCGCCTTCTCCACGGCCGTACCGGCGCTCGTGGTCCCGGCGGTGGCCGCGCTGCGGCGGACCCACCCCGGGGTGGAGGTCCGGGTCCGGGAGACGGAGGCCGCCGAAGCCTACGAGCTCCTGTCGGCCGGGGGCGTGGACCTGGCGCTGTCCCTCACGGCGCACGCGCCGACCGCGCGCGACCCCCGGTTCACCCGGGTGGCGCTCATGGAGGACCCGCTGGACGTGGCGCTCCCGCCGGGCCATCCGCTGGCGGCCGCGGCCGATCTGCGGCTGGCGGACCTGTCCGGCGAACCGTGGATCTACGGGGGCAGCGGCCCCTGGTCGGAGATCGCCCGCTCCGCGTGCGAGGCGGCCGGCTTCGTCCCGGAACAGGCGCACTCGGCGTCCGGCTGGACCGCGATCCTGGCCATGGTCGAGGCGGGGATGGGGGTGGCGCTGGTCCCCCGGATGGTGTCGAGCCGCGCCTCGGGCGGGACGATCCGGGTCCTCACCCACGACCGTCCGACCCGGCACGTGATCGCGGCGGTCCGCCGGGGCGCCGAGTCCGCGCCCGCGCTGTCCCACGTGCTGACCGCCTTGCGCGCCGTCGCCGCCGGCCGCTGA